In the Alteromonas sp. M12 genome, one interval contains:
- the dauA gene encoding C4-dicarboxylic acid transporter DauA: MLSALRKSIQSKPSYHEIQANVLAGLTVGVIALPLSMALAIASGVPPQHGLYTAIVAGVIIALTGGSKVNISGPTAAFVVILLPIVQQYGLGGLLVSGFMAGFILVLMGVGKFGKLIEIVPYPVIVGFTSGISVVIATFQIGDFLGLRIESLDGHYLDKLTTIFMALPTLAWQETLIGILTLTVLLVWPKFRSKIPGHLVALLIASFTAWLLSLYVADFSVATIGSRFSFDINGIVGNGIPPILPSFDWPWNLPGADGAPIGISFELVRLLLPSAITIAILGALESLLCAVVADGMSGKKHNSNDELIGQGIGNIIAPLFGGLPATAAIARTAANVKTGGSLPLSSVVHGLFILLSILLLTPLLSYIPMASMAALLLMVAWNMSEAKYFIRTLKIAPRDDVVVLVLCFLLTVLFDMTIAVGVGIGLAAMLFIRRSISLTQTSQIEADHGDYDMPDNTVVYDINGALFFGSAHKALKTIASVRPDVRVVILDMSEVTLLDMSAIVAMESIANDLQQKNIGLIINSLQPRMILKLRRAGIRKKIGKVAFSRTLNDSFELARKMPA; the protein is encoded by the coding sequence ATGCTATCTGCACTTAGAAAATCGATACAAAGTAAACCGTCTTACCATGAGATTCAGGCTAACGTTCTGGCCGGCTTAACCGTTGGTGTTATTGCTCTTCCCCTTTCTATGGCGTTGGCCATCGCCAGTGGCGTACCACCACAGCACGGTCTGTATACCGCAATAGTGGCAGGTGTCATTATTGCCTTAACGGGTGGCTCTAAAGTTAATATTTCTGGTCCAACAGCGGCCTTTGTGGTTATTTTGCTGCCGATAGTGCAACAATATGGCCTAGGCGGGTTGTTGGTTAGCGGTTTCATGGCCGGTTTTATTCTTGTTTTAATGGGGGTAGGAAAGTTTGGAAAGCTAATAGAGATAGTGCCCTATCCAGTGATCGTTGGCTTCACTTCAGGCATTAGCGTGGTGATTGCCACCTTTCAAATTGGTGACTTTTTGGGGCTCAGGATTGAATCTCTCGACGGTCACTATCTAGATAAGTTAACCACTATCTTTATGGCATTGCCTACTCTTGCATGGCAAGAAACCCTAATTGGCATTTTAACTTTAACGGTGTTGTTAGTATGGCCAAAGTTTCGTTCTAAAATTCCAGGGCACTTGGTTGCCTTACTGATAGCCAGTTTTACCGCTTGGTTACTCAGTTTGTATGTAGCTGACTTTTCTGTTGCCACTATTGGTAGTCGCTTCTCGTTTGATATCAATGGCATTGTAGGAAACGGTATTCCTCCTATTCTACCGTCCTTCGATTGGCCTTGGAATTTACCTGGAGCGGATGGTGCGCCTATCGGGATCAGTTTTGAATTGGTTAGATTGTTGCTCCCATCAGCGATAACTATCGCTATATTGGGTGCACTTGAATCCTTATTATGTGCCGTTGTTGCCGACGGAATGTCGGGCAAAAAACACAATTCAAATGATGAACTTATCGGTCAAGGTATTGGTAATATTATCGCTCCATTATTTGGTGGGTTACCTGCTACAGCAGCCATTGCTCGTACCGCAGCGAACGTTAAAACTGGAGGAAGCTTGCCGCTATCTTCCGTTGTCCATGGCTTGTTCATCTTACTTAGTATCCTACTTTTAACTCCTTTGTTGTCGTATATTCCTATGGCATCCATGGCCGCATTGTTATTGATGGTTGCGTGGAATATGAGTGAGGCTAAATATTTTATTCGGACCTTAAAAATTGCTCCTAGAGATGATGTAGTTGTTTTGGTTTTGTGTTTTCTGCTTACTGTATTGTTTGATATGACGATTGCTGTGGGCGTAGGTATTGGATTAGCGGCAATGCTGTTCATAAGAAGAAGCATCAGTCTTACCCAAACTTCTCAGATTGAGGCCGACCACGGGGACTATGACATGCCCGACAATACGGTCGTATATGATATTAACGGTGCATTGTTTTTTGGTTCGGCACATAAAGCACTGAAAACCATTGCTTCCGTTCGTCCTGATGTGCGGGTTGTGATCCTCGATATGTCTGAAGTTACGCTGCTGGATATGAGTGCGATTGTGGCCATGGAGTCCATCGCCAATGATTTACAGCAAAAAAATATTGGGTTAATCATTAATAGTTTGCAGCCACGCATGATTTTAAAACTTAGACGTGCAGGGATTAGGAAAAAAATCGGCAAGGTGGCATTTTCAAGAACCCTTAACGACAGTTTTGAATTAGCCCGCAAAATGCCTGCCTAA
- a CDS encoding DUF3360 family protein — MNTTPQDEITSGAEKVTENQAVSDSYEKLHKPSSEFATRDEYLEHELQIMQPKRWRPNLPFRDYRFEFEDTIPAMAATIGKVVMVAAIAATFAGALGLGDEFVLENVRYELLIVSFFIILFSGFILPTANLAGTHGPLIPLIPIVVATGGHPMAFGLLIGAFGLILAFSKGGSLLARLTSKGVCGGLLLYLGFIGTISQVKKLFVWAEGIDKTHIAFIVILATILLYAFLEHYKKRWLAVPLSCVLGGFTAFALGAPFEFHTAPGLPNMNPMYWWGENTGWMLGLPTAESFIVVLPFAILAVAMWSPDFLGHQVFQKISYPERTEKVQMNIDDTMLSASARQTFGSILGGANFASSWGTYIVPAAIAKRPIPAGAILTALFCVIAGVWGYPMDLAIWQPVLCVALIVGVFIPLLEAGMEMTREGKTTQSAAIVVFASTLVNPAFGWSLTMLLDNLGLIGCKERSSELTHMSRWIIPLVMFVILTSVMAMVGMLPGIPALMPSFRH; from the coding sequence ATGAATACCACGCCGCAAGATGAGATTACATCTGGAGCTGAAAAGGTGACGGAGAATCAAGCCGTTTCCGATAGCTATGAAAAACTTCACAAACCGAGCTCTGAATTCGCAACGAGAGACGAATACCTAGAGCACGAACTGCAAATTATGCAGCCAAAACGCTGGCGACCTAATCTACCGTTTAGGGATTACCGTTTTGAATTCGAAGACACCATTCCCGCGATGGCAGCCACAATTGGAAAAGTAGTAATGGTTGCGGCCATTGCAGCTACCTTTGCCGGCGCGCTAGGGCTTGGCGATGAGTTTGTTTTAGAAAATGTGCGCTACGAGTTACTCATAGTGTCCTTTTTCATTATTTTATTTTCGGGTTTTATTTTGCCTACCGCTAATTTAGCCGGAACCCATGGCCCGTTAATTCCGTTAATCCCCATTGTTGTCGCCACTGGCGGACACCCAATGGCATTTGGACTACTTATTGGTGCCTTTGGATTGATATTGGCATTCAGCAAAGGCGGAAGTCTGCTCGCCCGACTCACGAGTAAAGGAGTATGTGGCGGCCTACTACTTTATTTAGGCTTTATCGGCACGATTTCGCAGGTTAAAAAGCTGTTTGTTTGGGCTGAAGGTATTGATAAAACGCACATTGCTTTTATTGTTATTCTGGCCACAATTTTACTTTACGCGTTCTTAGAGCACTATAAAAAGCGTTGGTTAGCCGTGCCCTTAAGTTGTGTTTTAGGCGGCTTTACAGCCTTTGCTTTAGGTGCACCATTTGAGTTTCACACGGCACCTGGGCTACCGAATATGAACCCAATGTATTGGTGGGGAGAAAACACGGGGTGGATGTTGGGCTTACCGACCGCCGAAAGTTTTATTGTCGTGTTACCTTTTGCAATTCTTGCTGTAGCAATGTGGTCTCCCGACTTTTTGGGGCATCAAGTGTTTCAAAAAATAAGCTACCCAGAGCGTACTGAAAAAGTGCAAATGAATATTGATGACACTATGCTCAGCGCCTCAGCTCGACAAACCTTTGGTTCTATTTTAGGTGGCGCTAACTTCGCTTCGTCTTGGGGTACTTATATCGTCCCAGCCGCCATTGCTAAACGTCCAATACCTGCTGGTGCGATTTTAACCGCGTTATTCTGCGTAATTGCCGGAGTTTGGGGATATCCAATGGATCTCGCCATCTGGCAACCAGTACTGTGTGTAGCATTAATTGTAGGGGTTTTTATTCCGCTTCTAGAAGCTGGCATGGAAATGACACGTGAAGGCAAAACCACACAATCTGCGGCGATAGTGGTATTCGCTTCAACATTGGTGAACCCAGCGTTTGGTTGGTCTCTGACTATGTTGCTTGATAATTTAGGATTAATCGGCTGTAAAGAGAGAAGCTCTGAGTTAACTCACATGAGCCGTTGGATTATTCCGCTTGTCATGTTTGTTATATTAACCAGCGTAATGGCTATGGTTGGCATGTTACCGGGCATTCCAGCATTAATGCCTAGCTTTAGACACTAA
- a CDS encoding FdhF/YdeP family oxidoreductase, whose protein sequence is MKTASPANGKPPSFDPADSQRIEISSPKEWAAGIPAVISAYKNVTSKAGPFKGTRLLSDLNQIEGFDCPGCAWPDPLNKRATFEFCENGAKAVADEATTKRADGAFFAKHSIRQLCEKSDRWLNDQGRLVEPMWLPEGAEHYQPIAWDSAFELIAKQLNLLDNPNQAAFYTSGRTGNEAAFLYQLFVRKFGTNNLPDCSNMCHESSGVGLGETIGVGKGTVSLEDLEQAEAIFVFGQNPGTNHPRMLGTLQDAKRNGAKIVAINPLDETGLKRFKNPQEVSGVIGNGTALRDLYLPVKINGDVALLKGLCKALIERDNKHQPVLDHEFIEQYCHGFDEFKADIEQTSWQDIQQGSGLSQALIEQAADIACGSKKTICCWAMGMTQHKNAVANIQLMTNFLMLQGNLGKPGAGVCPVRGHSNVQGDRTMGIWEKPNPEFLDALEQEFGFNPPRDNGVDAVETVHGMQQGQIKVLFALGGNFFRAMPDHQANEQGLSQCELTVQVSTKLNRSHLYTGKQALILPALGRTEIDTQVGGIQTITVENSMGVIQTSHGKIPPASDLLKSEVDIIAQLAHHTLKNDSVNWLALRDDYRLIRDHIANVIPGFENFNQRIDALGEFVLPNGVRDARVFLTATGKANFMVHSIDNVEVPEGGLLMMTIRSHDQFNTTVYTNNDRYRGVRGTRKVLFINKQDIAELGLHSGQKVTIRSHWPNDKASVREVTDFALVEYAIPRGCAAAYYPETNDLIPIGSVADKSNTPAYKSIVISLHASG, encoded by the coding sequence ATGAAAACCGCGTCACCGGCTAATGGAAAACCGCCTTCATTTGATCCAGCAGATAGTCAACGTATTGAAATCAGTTCGCCCAAAGAGTGGGCCGCAGGCATCCCTGCCGTCATTTCTGCATACAAGAACGTCACTTCCAAAGCTGGGCCCTTTAAAGGTACGCGGCTGCTGTCTGATTTGAATCAAATCGAAGGGTTCGATTGTCCTGGTTGCGCTTGGCCTGATCCATTAAATAAACGGGCTACATTTGAGTTTTGTGAAAACGGTGCAAAAGCGGTAGCAGATGAGGCGACCACTAAACGAGCCGATGGGGCGTTTTTTGCCAAGCATAGTATTCGTCAGTTATGTGAAAAATCCGACCGATGGTTAAACGATCAAGGGCGCTTAGTTGAGCCAATGTGGTTGCCCGAGGGCGCAGAACACTATCAACCAATTGCTTGGGACAGTGCGTTTGAATTAATTGCCAAGCAATTAAATTTATTGGATAACCCTAATCAAGCTGCCTTTTATACCTCTGGACGCACCGGCAACGAAGCTGCGTTTTTATATCAACTATTTGTGCGTAAATTTGGTACTAATAATTTGCCCGATTGTTCGAACATGTGTCATGAATCAAGTGGCGTGGGCTTAGGTGAAACCATTGGAGTGGGCAAGGGGACAGTAAGCCTTGAAGACTTAGAGCAGGCCGAGGCAATTTTTGTGTTTGGCCAAAACCCAGGTACTAACCACCCGCGAATGCTGGGAACACTGCAAGATGCAAAACGTAATGGCGCTAAAATCGTAGCCATTAATCCACTGGATGAAACAGGTCTAAAACGCTTTAAAAACCCACAAGAAGTCTCGGGTGTTATTGGCAACGGCACCGCCCTTCGAGATTTGTATTTGCCGGTGAAAATAAATGGCGATGTAGCCTTATTAAAAGGTTTGTGTAAGGCATTAATAGAGCGTGATAACAAACATCAGCCGGTATTGGATCACGAATTTATTGAGCAGTATTGCCACGGTTTTGATGAGTTCAAAGCCGATATCGAGCAAACGAGCTGGCAAGACATCCAGCAAGGTAGTGGTTTAAGCCAAGCCCTTATTGAACAGGCCGCAGATATTGCCTGTGGATCGAAAAAAACCATTTGTTGTTGGGCAATGGGTATGACACAGCATAAAAATGCGGTGGCCAATATTCAGCTAATGACCAACTTTTTAATGTTACAAGGCAACTTAGGTAAGCCCGGAGCCGGTGTGTGTCCAGTGCGAGGTCATAGCAACGTGCAGGGTGACCGTACCATGGGTATTTGGGAAAAACCGAATCCTGAATTTCTAGATGCACTTGAACAAGAGTTTGGCTTTAACCCTCCACGAGACAACGGTGTTGATGCAGTTGAGACTGTGCATGGTATGCAGCAAGGCCAAATTAAAGTTCTGTTTGCCCTCGGTGGAAATTTTTTTAGGGCCATGCCTGATCATCAAGCCAATGAACAAGGGCTAAGTCAATGCGAATTAACGGTGCAGGTGTCAACTAAGCTCAACCGCTCGCATCTTTATACTGGCAAGCAAGCACTGATTTTACCTGCGTTAGGGCGCACAGAAATCGATACTCAAGTGGGCGGTATTCAAACCATCACCGTTGAGAATTCGATGGGCGTTATTCAAACCTCTCACGGTAAAATACCGCCTGCGTCAGATTTGCTGAAAAGTGAAGTGGATATTATCGCCCAACTCGCGCACCACACCCTTAAAAACGATAGCGTTAACTGGTTAGCCTTGCGTGATGATTACCGTCTTATTCGTGATCATATTGCTAATGTGATCCCCGGTTTTGAAAACTTTAACCAACGAATTGATGCGTTAGGTGAATTTGTACTTCCCAACGGTGTGCGAGATGCTCGTGTCTTCCTCACTGCTACTGGTAAAGCAAACTTTATGGTGCACAGTATTGATAATGTTGAGGTGCCAGAAGGGGGTTTATTGATGATGACCATTCGCAGTCACGACCAATTTAACACCACTGTATACACTAATAATGATCGCTATCGTGGCGTACGTGGTACGCGTAAGGTGTTGTTCATTAATAAACAGGACATTGCTGAGTTAGGGTTGCACAGCGGTCAAAAAGTAACGATTCGTAGCCATTGGCCAAATGATAAGGCGAGTGTTAGAGAAGTGACTGATTTTGCGCTAGTAGAATATGCAATTCCTAGGGGGTGTGCAGCGGCTTATTACCCTGAAACCAATGATTTGATACCCATTGGCAGCGTTGCAGATAAAAGTAACACACCAGCCTATAAGTCGATTGTGATCAGCCTGCACGCGTCTGGTTAA
- a CDS encoding bestrophin family ion channel, whose product MIIRDNPHSLRLFFIIRGSVLPLIYLRIIFITLLGAGVAGAEHFYPEAFPDFTLAPVALFGVALSLFLGFRNNASYDRWWEGRKQWGKLIVASRSLSRKMVSYVDGTQKQGAEVQRYVINLIIAFSHALRHQLRSTDPWPDITPYMAQNDIQFLRDAQSLTDGILRLIGAKLGECRRQNLISDFLMLKMDEHMTAMADVQASCERIQNTPLPFAYMLLVQRTAYLYCFILPFAIVASQGLVTPLFSAIIAYTFFGLDALSEELEEPFGVSANDLPLHAMSRTIEINLLDILGEKTLPNPIQAHNHRLE is encoded by the coding sequence ATGATTATACGCGATAATCCCCACTCACTGCGCTTGTTTTTTATAATAAGAGGATCTGTTTTACCGCTTATCTATCTAAGAATTATCTTTATTACGTTATTAGGGGCCGGTGTTGCAGGTGCCGAACATTTTTACCCTGAGGCATTTCCCGACTTCACCCTCGCACCTGTGGCATTATTTGGCGTAGCCTTGTCGTTATTTCTTGGTTTCCGCAATAACGCAAGCTATGACCGCTGGTGGGAAGGGCGTAAACAATGGGGCAAACTTATAGTGGCATCTCGAAGCCTTTCGCGAAAGATGGTCTCTTATGTTGACGGTACGCAAAAACAAGGTGCTGAAGTGCAAAGGTACGTAATAAACTTAATTATTGCGTTTAGCCACGCGCTGCGTCACCAATTACGTAGCACAGATCCCTGGCCTGACATTACTCCTTACATGGCACAAAATGACATCCAGTTTCTGCGGGATGCTCAGAGCTTAACCGATGGAATTTTACGTTTAATTGGTGCAAAACTAGGGGAGTGTCGACGCCAAAATTTAATATCAGACTTTTTAATGCTGAAAATGGACGAGCATATGACGGCAATGGCAGATGTGCAAGCCTCTTGCGAACGCATTCAAAATACTCCATTACCCTTTGCTTACATGCTACTTGTTCAGCGTACTGCTTATTTGTACTGTTTTATTTTACCCTTCGCCATCGTTGCCTCACAAGGCTTAGTAACGCCTCTATTTAGCGCAATAATTGCGTACACATTTTTTGGATTAGATGCATTAAGCGAAGAATTAGAGGAGCCGTTTGGGGTATCAGCCAATGACCTGCCATTACATGCGATGTCGAGAACAATTGAAATAAACCTGTTGGATATTCTAGGCGAAAAAACACTTCCTAATCCTATTCAAGCCCATAACCATCGATTGGAATAG
- the trxC gene encoding thioredoxin TrxC, which yields MTDSVIQIVCSHCNAKNRLPKAKLDDKPLCGKCKKPVLSNHPVIATDQNFNRFITDNGLPVVVDFWASWCGPCKQFAPTFEQVASEMSTQACFLKLDTEHNQHTAGGYQIRSIPTLMIFHHGKEVARLSGALPKPQFKQWLAQNLPAV from the coding sequence ATGACAGATTCAGTTATTCAAATTGTGTGTTCACATTGTAATGCGAAAAACCGCCTTCCCAAAGCCAAGCTTGATGATAAACCTCTATGTGGGAAGTGCAAAAAACCGGTGCTTTCTAACCATCCTGTTATCGCTACCGACCAGAATTTTAACCGTTTTATTACCGATAACGGTTTACCCGTAGTGGTTGATTTCTGGGCATCATGGTGTGGCCCATGCAAACAATTTGCACCCACTTTTGAACAAGTGGCGAGTGAAATGTCTACTCAAGCCTGTTTTCTAAAATTAGATACAGAGCATAATCAGCACACGGCTGGTGGTTATCAAATTCGTTCTATTCCAACGTTAATGATATTCCATCATGGCAAGGAGGTTGCGCGTTTGTCAGGGGCGTTACCAAAACCTCAATTTAAACAGTGGTTAGCGCAAAACTTACCCGCAGTGTAA
- a CDS encoding MliC family protein, with translation MVNINPIANRAFTQRHGVTLRGVIVGFITLLLSVLAGCTTTTNQNISTPDYDVAFNCVNGENLRVRFYTEQEVAVLLRNSDEIKLFQQKSGSGFVYSNGPNTIRGKGDNLTVEIGRMMPIECVKQ, from the coding sequence ATGGTAAATATTAATCCGATAGCCAATCGTGCTTTTACCCAAAGACATGGAGTTACTCTTAGGGGCGTCATTGTCGGTTTTATCACGCTGCTGCTGAGTGTATTAGCTGGATGTACTACAACGACGAATCAGAATATATCAACGCCTGACTATGACGTGGCCTTCAATTGCGTCAACGGTGAGAACTTACGGGTGCGTTTTTACACTGAGCAAGAAGTGGCAGTGTTGTTGCGAAATTCAGATGAAATTAAGTTGTTTCAGCAAAAAAGTGGTTCGGGATTCGTTTACAGCAATGGTCCTAATACTATTCGTGGGAAAGGCGATAATCTGACTGTTGAAATTGGCAGGATGATGCCCATTGAGTGCGTCAAACAGTAG
- a CDS encoding DUF4870 domain-containing protein gives MNDNKEEYWGMPLNTYCMLIHLSQLTSIIIPGLGFILPIVMWATNKDKNELIDVHGKITVNWLISVFIYSIVCAILVFVFIGVLGLIVLAVLNLVFAIIAAIKANNGEVWVYPLSIKFIK, from the coding sequence ATGAATGATAATAAAGAAGAATATTGGGGAATGCCGTTAAACACTTACTGTATGTTAATTCATTTAAGTCAGTTAACTAGTATTATCATACCAGGCTTGGGTTTTATCTTACCCATCGTCATGTGGGCTACCAATAAAGATAAAAATGAACTTATTGACGTACATGGAAAGATAACCGTTAATTGGCTGATTAGTGTTTTTATTTATTCGATAGTGTGCGCTATTTTAGTGTTTGTATTTATCGGTGTTTTAGGGCTTATTGTGTTGGCCGTACTTAACTTGGTTTTTGCCATTATTGCTGCAATCAAAGCCAATAATGGAGAGGTTTGGGTGTACCCTCTTAGTATCAAATTTATTAAATAA
- a CDS encoding DUF6435 family protein, producing MFSIFKSDPTKKLRKEHALKLEQAMHAQRKGDIRSYSQLTYEAEEIYSKILTIEASQESLRK from the coding sequence ATGTTTTCAATATTTAAGAGCGACCCAACCAAGAAACTCAGAAAGGAACATGCTTTAAAATTAGAGCAGGCCATGCATGCCCAGCGAAAAGGTGATATTCGAAGTTACTCTCAACTGACCTACGAAGCTGAGGAGATTTATAGCAAAATTCTAACCATTGAAGCATCACAGGAAAGCCTGCGGAAATAG
- a CDS encoding group II truncated hemoglobin, with translation MSLKNREYGVGNNSYLMAGELPGITKLVDAFYENMTVLGEAQKIRNMHSNDLTESRKKLTYFLSGWLGGPKLYAEHYGAINIPFAHRHLSVGVEERDAWLLCMQKAVDKQPYEASFKVYLMEQLRVPAERIRVVSGG, from the coding sequence ATGAGTTTAAAAAATCGTGAGTACGGGGTAGGAAACAATTCTTACCTTATGGCGGGTGAATTACCTGGCATAACTAAACTGGTCGATGCGTTCTACGAGAATATGACTGTGCTCGGTGAAGCCCAAAAGATTAGAAATATGCACTCAAATGATTTAACGGAGTCTCGTAAAAAGTTGACTTATTTTTTATCCGGTTGGCTTGGTGGTCCTAAATTGTATGCCGAGCATTATGGGGCTATTAACATTCCTTTTGCACACAGACACTTGTCGGTTGGCGTTGAGGAAAGAGATGCTTGGCTTTTATGTATGCAAAAAGCCGTAGATAAACAACCTTATGAAGCCTCGTTTAAAGTGTATTTGATGGAGCAACTAAGGGTCCCAGCTGAACGAATTAGAGTGGTTTCTGGGGGGTAA
- a CDS encoding aminotransferase class I/II-fold pyridoxal phosphate-dependent enzyme, which produces MQYSQRAQAISPFFAMAFGAKAAELEAQGHHIVKLNIGEPDFGAPPDVLRSMQTLATTAPLPYTSALGLPELREAIAGFYKTAHNVDLNPNRVVVTAGASAALLLLSAAFVDPGDNVIMGDPCYPCNRQFIKSFGGSVQLVPTQAQSRFQLNMALLEKHWQAGTRGLMLATPSNPTGTAVAPDELAAMCEFAKSRGAWRIIDEIYLNLHHGDGNTPPITALSFDDEALVINSFSKYFGMTGWRLGWCVVPERAVPVMERMAQNYYICPSTLAQKAALACFTPASIAVCESRRETLKSRKELVLAGLKKCNLQVPVQPDGAFYVYIDVSRTGFTAMDFCERVLQEAHVALTPGNDFGEYQGDHFVRLSFASAESELEEGLQRLAGFMKKLMV; this is translated from the coding sequence TTGCAATATTCACAACGTGCGCAAGCCATTTCCCCTTTCTTCGCTATGGCTTTTGGCGCTAAAGCTGCCGAGTTAGAAGCCCAAGGCCATCATATCGTTAAGTTAAACATTGGGGAGCCAGATTTTGGTGCGCCACCTGATGTATTACGCTCCATGCAAACGTTAGCAACCACTGCTCCACTGCCTTACACCTCGGCTCTAGGACTACCGGAGTTGCGAGAGGCCATAGCGGGTTTTTATAAGACCGCCCACAATGTTGATTTAAATCCTAATCGTGTTGTGGTTACTGCAGGAGCTTCTGCGGCCTTGTTACTGTTATCTGCGGCATTTGTTGATCCAGGTGATAACGTCATTATGGGTGACCCCTGCTACCCCTGTAATCGTCAATTTATTAAAAGCTTTGGTGGCAGTGTGCAACTGGTGCCAACTCAAGCACAGTCGCGTTTTCAATTGAACATGGCGTTACTTGAAAAGCATTGGCAAGCGGGCACTCGTGGTTTAATGCTCGCTACGCCGTCTAATCCTACAGGTACGGCTGTCGCGCCTGATGAACTGGCGGCAATGTGTGAATTTGCGAAAAGCCGTGGAGCGTGGCGCATTATTGATGAAATCTATCTAAATTTGCATCATGGGGACGGCAATACACCACCGATCACGGCTCTGTCATTTGATGATGAGGCGTTAGTCATCAACAGTTTTTCGAAGTACTTCGGTATGACTGGTTGGCGATTAGGCTGGTGCGTCGTGCCTGAGCGTGCTGTTCCGGTAATGGAGCGGATGGCGCAAAACTATTATATTTGTCCATCGACTTTAGCGCAAAAAGCAGCGCTAGCCTGTTTTACTCCCGCGTCTATTGCGGTCTGTGAGTCACGTCGAGAAACGCTTAAATCCCGCAAAGAATTGGTGCTGGCGGGGTTGAAAAAATGTAATTTGCAGGTGCCCGTTCAGCCTGACGGTGCTTTTTATGTTTATATTGATGTCAGCCGCACCGGGTTCACCGCGATGGATTTTTGTGAACGTGTATTGCAAGAGGCGCACGTGGCGTTAACGCCAGGCAATGATTTTGGTGAGTATCAAGGGGATCATTTTGTGCGCCTATCATTTGCTTCTGCTGAATCAGAGTTAGAGGAAGGCTTGCAAAGGCTCGCAGGCTTTATGAAAAAACTGATGGTTTGA
- a CDS encoding carbon-nitrogen hydrolase family protein — MKKKIIAALQIGSSSQGTAQTLQLILGYKERILESKCDLLVMPEALWGGYPKGADFGTKVGYRTEQGREDFLHYWQQAIDIDGPEVQELVELAKSCNTSIVIGIIERGGSTLYCTALFITEKGEISKHRKLMPTASERLIWGQGDGSTLPVLEVSAGRIGAAICWENYMPLLRSAMYAKGIEIWCAPTVDDRDIWQASMQHIAYEGRCFLVSACQYQSSPTAENSLDPSWPKDKPLIRGGSVIISPMGEILAGPLYNEEGLICAEIDLDQIVKARYDLDPAGHYSRPDIFQLTVNEQARPAVTIVKTENNN, encoded by the coding sequence ATGAAAAAGAAAATTATTGCAGCTTTACAGATTGGCTCTTCCTCCCAAGGAACGGCGCAAACGTTACAGCTGATCTTAGGTTATAAAGAGCGTATTTTAGAATCCAAATGTGATTTGTTAGTGATGCCTGAAGCACTTTGGGGGGGCTACCCCAAGGGAGCTGACTTTGGCACTAAAGTGGGATATAGAACTGAGCAAGGGCGTGAAGACTTTTTACATTACTGGCAGCAAGCAATTGATATTGATGGTCCGGAAGTGCAAGAGTTGGTTGAACTGGCAAAAAGTTGTAATACGTCAATCGTGATAGGGATTATCGAGCGCGGTGGTTCAACTCTTTATTGCACGGCGTTATTCATTACCGAAAAAGGTGAAATTAGTAAGCATCGTAAATTGATGCCCACCGCCAGTGAACGGTTAATCTGGGGGCAAGGTGATGGTTCGACATTACCCGTGTTAGAGGTATCTGCAGGGCGTATTGGTGCGGCCATATGCTGGGAGAATTACATGCCGTTGTTACGCTCAGCAATGTATGCCAAAGGTATTGAAATTTGGTGTGCACCAACGGTTGACGATCGCGATATATGGCAGGCAAGTATGCAACACATCGCTTATGAAGGACGCTGCTTTTTAGTCAGTGCTTGTCAATATCAATCCTCACCGACTGCAGAAAACAGCCTAGATCCATCTTGGCCAAAGGATAAACCTCTAATTAGAGGCGGTAGCGTGATTATTTCACCTATGGGTGAGATACTAGCGGGCCCTTTATACAATGAAGAGGGATTAATATGTGCTGAGATTGATTTAGACCAGATTGTTAAAGCTCGATATGATTTAGATCCCGCTGGGCACTATTCCCGTCCCGATATCTTTCAACTAACCGTTAACGAGCAAGCTCGCCCAGCGGTAACAATTGTGAAGACTGAAAATAACAATTAG